Within Candidatus Cloacimonadota bacterium, the genomic segment TTGAGCATTTCGATCTTGTTCTTGTCTTTGTCGATGCAGATGACATCGTTTCCCATATCTGCGAAACATGTTCCGGTTACTAAACCAACATAACCAGTGCCAATGACTGTTATTTTCATTTTGATCCTCTAAACTAAACTTGCCATCCGGCAATTGCCGGATGGCAAGTTTTGATCTATTATTTCGCCTTCTTCATAAACTTATAATAATCACTATCAGTAGTCATGATGAGTGTATTTTTCTTATCGATAGTCTTCTCATAAGTTTCCAGGGTTTTCAAAAATTCATAAAATTCAGGATCTTTATTATATGCTTTTGCATAAATATTGATCGCATCAGCATCGGCTTTTCCGATAATTTCCTGTGCTGTTTTATACGCTTCTGATTGTATCTGATCGAGTTCTCTCTGCATTTTTCCAAGAATTTCAGCAGCATTTCCCTGACCCGCAGAACGATATTTTTCCGCAATTTTCTTCCGCTCGGAAACCATTCTTTCATAAACTTTCAACCGCACTTCATCTACATAATTTATTCTCTTCACTTTCACATCGATCAATTTTATACCATACTCGGCAACTTTGGGATTTGCTAAAGCAAAAATCGAATCTGCGATTGCACCTCTTCCAAAATTAATCGGTTCTTCAACAATTTCTTCCAGCGAACTTTCTTCATATTCTGCTGTAAATTCCAATTTCCGGTTAGTGTTCCTGACAATTTCAATGAGTGGATTGGAACTGACAATATCGCGGGTTGTTCCACTGATAATATCATCCAGGCGACTATGAGCAGACATTTCGGTTCTCGTTGTTTCATAGAATTTTAACGGATCTACGATCTGCCAGCGTGAGAAAGTATCCAACCAGATATACCTTTTATCGGAAGTTGGAATTTGTTTGGGATCCCCGTCCCATTCCAAAATCCGTTTTTCAAAATAGTGAACTTTTTGGATAAACGGCACTTTTATATGTAATCCGGCATTTGTAATCGCATCTCCGACAGGATCTCCAAACTGGGTGATAATAACCTGCTGTCTTTCGTCGAGAACATAAAATGCATTGAAGATAACGATAACAGCGATAACTATAATTATAAGCATTCCTTTATGTTTCATTTTATTTTCCTCCCTTATCAAGATTCAGGAGCGGTAAAATTCCTTTTAGTTTATCGTCCACAATATAAATTTTCTCGACTTGCGGTAGAATTTTCTGCATCGTTTCGAGGTAAAGTCGTTTTTTGGTAACGGTTTTTGCTTTTCTATACTGGTTAAATATTTGATTAAATCTTTCCGCATCTCCGGTTGCTCGATTTACACGATTTATAGCATAACCTTCGGCTTCTTCGATCGTTCGCTTGGCCTTACCTCTCGCTTCGGGAATGATCTGGTTGTATCTCTGCCAGGCTTCGTTCACAATCCGTTCCTTCTCCTGTTTTGCCGAATTCACATCGTTGAAAGCAGGTTTAACTCTTTCCGGCGGATTCACATTCTGGAGATTTACCGTAACAATTTCAATTCCAATTTTATAATCATTAAGTTTATCCTGGAGTAGTTGTTGAACCTGATCGGCAATTTCTTTACGACTTAAAACAATCACTTCATCTACACTTCTATCACCAACAACCTGTCGCACAACAGATTCCGCAACATCCCGGATCGTCTCTCCGATATTCCTGATCCTGAACAAATATTTGACCGGGTCTTTAATTCGATATTGGACTATCCATTCCACATCGGCAATATTCAAATCTCCGGTCAACATCACGGATTCCGTTGAATAATCGCGGGTCGAATATTTCGTCTGAATACCGGATTTCAAAGTCCTGAACCCGAATTCCTCTTTTTTCACTTTCCTGACCGGAACTTTAGTCAGAACATCAACTCCGAACGGAATCTTGAAATGTAATCCCGGCTCGGTCGTATGGATGTATTTTCCAAATCGTTGGATAACTCCGACTTCTTCCGGGTTGATCGTGTATAATCCTGTGGCAAAGATGATGATTGCAGCAAGAATTACAACAAAATAGATCACTTTCTTTTTTGAGATATTCGGCATTTTCGGAACTTTTGCTTTAATCTCTTCAAATCCTTCCATATTTTCCTCCTTTTTTTGAAAACTTGAGTTAAGTTCGCTTTAGCCGACTTGACTTAAGTTTTCTAATCCATTGATATACTGCTAAATTTCCGAATCTTTCTTCAATTTCTCCCTTTTTCCCAAATCAACTGATTCAACAAATTCAACCGGTTCAACCATTGCAAAAGTCTCGTTCCTCAACCATTCGCAAGGTTTCTTAAACATCTAATTCCCATCGGGACGATGGGGCTACAAAAAACTCGATCGTTTCTTTAATCCCTTTTTGTAAAGAATATTTCGCTTCCCAGCCTAATTTTTTCTTTGCTTTTTCGACATTCAAACAACTTTTTTTCAAATCTCCCGGACGGGCATCCATTCTGATTGGATCGAGATCATAATTCATCTGTCCGGAAATTTCCCGGAAAAGTTCACCAGTCGTAGTTTCCCTATTTGTTCCAATATTAAAGGCTTCCAAATCACCTTTTGTTAAAGCAAGAAAATTCGCTTCCACCACATCTTTAACGAATACATAATCCCTGATCATTCCATCCGGTTTATCTTTATATGCATTCAAAAGTGACTGTTTACCGTCCCGTATATTCGTGATGAAGATCGAGACAACTCCGGCTTCTCCGTGCGGAATCTGGCGC encodes:
- the hflK gene encoding FtsH protease activity modulator HflK, producing the protein MEGFEEIKAKVPKMPNISKKKVIYFVVILAAIIIFATGLYTINPEEVGVIQRFGKYIHTTEPGLHFKIPFGVDVLTKVPVRKVKKEEFGFRTLKSGIQTKYSTRDYSTESVMLTGDLNIADVEWIVQYRIKDPVKYLFRIRNIGETIRDVAESVVRQVVGDRSVDEVIVLSRKEIADQVQQLLQDKLNDYKIGIEIVTVNLQNVNPPERVKPAFNDVNSAKQEKERIVNEAWQRYNQIIPEARGKAKRTIEEAEGYAINRVNRATGDAERFNQIFNQYRKAKTVTKKRLYLETMQKILPQVEKIYIVDDKLKGILPLLNLDKGGK
- the hflC gene encoding protease modulator HflC, whose translation is MKHKGMLIIIVIAVIVIFNAFYVLDERQQVIITQFGDPVGDAITNAGLHIKVPFIQKVHYFEKRILEWDGDPKQIPTSDKRYIWLDTFSRWQIVDPLKFYETTRTEMSAHSRLDDIISGTTRDIVSSNPLIEIVRNTNRKLEFTAEYEESSLEEIVEEPINFGRGAIADSIFALANPKVAEYGIKLIDVKVKRINYVDEVRLKVYERMVSERKKIAEKYRSAGQGNAAEILGKMQRELDQIQSEAYKTAQEIIGKADADAINIYAKAYNKDPEFYEFLKTLETYEKTIDKKNTLIMTTDSDYYKFMKKAK